A region of Streptomyces sp. NBC_00654 DNA encodes the following proteins:
- a CDS encoding class E sortase produces the protein MRGAAVRGLWTGAELVITLGVVLLLLVAHQLWWTNRQAREGAEHEVRALQRDWRQDRPQDPDGAGAGTAPDAAPDAAPDTTPDAPRDGRPARTGPSSAPRWDQAYAVLRIPRIGLTAPVAQGISKGGVLDKGYVGHYPRTAQPGRPGNFAVAGHRNTHGEPFRRIDRLRRGDRITVETREAVYTYTVDKSLARTTASDSGVIATVPRSNVRTSAGYSTPGYYLTLTTCTPEFTSRYRLIVWGRLTAMRPR, from the coding sequence ATGCGGGGCGCCGCTGTGCGCGGACTGTGGACCGGGGCCGAGCTGGTGATCACCCTCGGCGTCGTCCTGCTGCTCCTCGTCGCCCATCAGCTGTGGTGGACCAACCGGCAGGCCCGCGAGGGCGCCGAGCACGAGGTACGCGCGCTTCAGCGCGACTGGCGGCAGGACCGGCCGCAGGACCCGGACGGCGCCGGCGCGGGAACCGCACCCGACGCAGCGCCCGATGCGGCCCCGGACACCACCCCGGACGCGCCGCGCGACGGGCGGCCCGCGCGCACCGGCCCGTCCTCCGCCCCGCGCTGGGACCAGGCGTACGCCGTCCTGCGCATCCCGCGCATCGGCCTCACCGCCCCCGTCGCCCAGGGCATCAGCAAGGGCGGCGTCCTCGACAAGGGATACGTCGGGCACTACCCCCGCACCGCGCAGCCCGGCCGGCCGGGCAACTTCGCGGTCGCCGGACACCGCAACACCCACGGCGAACCGTTCCGCCGCATCGACCGGCTGCGCCGCGGCGACCGGATCACCGTCGAGACCCGGGAGGCCGTGTACACGTACACCGTCGACAAGAGCCTCGCGCGGACGACGGCGTCGGACAGCGGGGTCATCGCCACCGTGCCGCGCAGCAATGTGCGGACGTCGGCCGGGTACAGCACCCCGGGGTACTACCTGACGCTGACGACGTGCACGCCCGAGTTCACCTCCCGTTACCGGCTCATCGTGTGGGGCAGGCTCACCGCGATGCGCCCGAGGTAG
- a CDS encoding SEC-C domain-containing protein → MRPDTPADHTTEAERLLRTAAQYPEDREPLVLQAAAHLELAGDRARASTLYDELLAAPGATVDNPHLVKALKAANLWEYGHEAEARAIIDGIRAAGPLEAAPWDIAAQTLEAHDELESAHDFFSTALTLLLAPGEEVPYATQALLTGRHRVRRLMGVGHDPWDELADALHTAAVPLDELHDPKRVWALGSSDPGELKAEITRLRVELGTYRTALSRPFPVAVLHWTAEELGELLTAYPGLATEYVTHETHLDRLEAALRDLHAAGTPNLGIVTGTVPSYEAFAASEAASPADPDLLPQYATTLAARGRAVPWPPARSAACWCGSGNTYRECHGAA, encoded by the coding sequence ATGCGCCCCGACACGCCTGCCGACCACACCACCGAAGCCGAGCGCCTGCTGCGCACCGCGGCGCAGTACCCCGAGGACCGCGAGCCGCTGGTCCTCCAGGCCGCGGCCCATCTGGAACTCGCCGGTGACCGCGCCCGCGCCAGCACCCTCTACGACGAACTCCTCGCCGCCCCCGGCGCCACCGTCGACAACCCGCACCTGGTCAAGGCCCTCAAGGCGGCCAACCTCTGGGAGTACGGGCACGAGGCCGAGGCCCGCGCGATCATCGACGGCATCCGCGCCGCGGGCCCGCTGGAGGCGGCCCCGTGGGACATCGCCGCCCAGACGCTGGAGGCCCATGACGAGCTGGAGTCGGCCCATGACTTCTTCTCGACCGCGCTGACCCTGCTGCTGGCGCCGGGCGAGGAAGTCCCGTACGCCACCCAGGCCCTGCTGACCGGACGCCATCGCGTACGCAGGCTGATGGGCGTCGGACACGACCCCTGGGACGAGCTGGCCGACGCCCTGCACACGGCCGCCGTCCCGCTCGACGAGCTGCACGACCCGAAGCGGGTGTGGGCGCTCGGCTCCTCCGACCCCGGTGAGCTGAAGGCCGAGATCACCCGGCTCCGTGTGGAACTGGGCACCTACCGCACGGCGCTGTCCCGGCCGTTCCCGGTCGCCGTCCTGCACTGGACCGCCGAGGAGCTGGGCGAACTGCTCACCGCGTACCCGGGGTTGGCGACCGAGTACGTCACGCACGAGACCCATCTGGACCGCCTGGAGGCCGCCCTGCGCGATCTGCACGCGGCGGGCACGCCGAATCTCGGCATCGTCACGGGCACGGTGCCCTCGTACGAGGCGTTCGCCGCGTCGGAGGCCGCGTCCCCGGCCGATCCGGATCTGCTCCCCCAGTACGCCACCACCCTCGCCGCCCGCGGCCGCGCCGTCCCCTGGCCGCCGGCCCGCAGCGCGGCGTGCTGGTGCGGCTCGGGGAACACGTACCGGGAGTGCCACGGGGCCGCGTGA
- a CDS encoding extracellular solute-binding protein, which yields MSTTGRDIRGSRWHRTRRLRLVALGALFALAAPACSGGSGGEGPGPDTSGKGPGTTAAGPIVVASGLDVTGSGGVRQQLIEEWNRQHQDDPALRAKLVELPGGADQQRSQLLGALQSGSAAYDVVNLDITWIPEFAEAGLIQALPADEADDPDFIPRVQSTTLWEGRSYARPFNSDVGLLYYRRDLLQNGGITEDRMPNSSWTWESLYASITTLDNGTLDRERGEAGWTTQLRQYEGLTVNTIEAFAAVGVELVRDDGTYRSDPAELKKGLNELLRHADNDRLLPAALSSDENATLADFAAGRVAYLRHWPYAYGALQSLLKPGQYAVTALPGHAVLGGQNLAVTADSPRAENARGLTKFLTSPESERCLLDAGFAATRTSAYEPTAMSRPCWPAVAAALRPAGSAPGAPVTGEGSAQIPTESARAAFTRTLSEALKTAVQRPRTPYYGAFTQVLQSKAHDLLTEGSPDIDAAEELDKALEAAFEGR from the coding sequence ATGAGTACGACGGGAAGAGACATCCGAGGGAGCCGGTGGCACCGGACGCGTCGCCTGCGCCTCGTCGCGCTCGGCGCGCTGTTCGCCCTCGCCGCGCCGGCGTGCTCCGGCGGCTCCGGCGGTGAAGGGCCCGGCCCGGACACGAGCGGGAAGGGTCCCGGTACGACGGCCGCCGGGCCCATCGTCGTGGCCAGCGGTCTCGATGTGACCGGCTCCGGCGGCGTACGGCAGCAGCTCATCGAGGAGTGGAACCGGCAGCACCAGGACGATCCCGCCCTCCGGGCCAAGCTCGTCGAACTCCCCGGCGGCGCCGACCAGCAGCGCAGCCAGCTGCTCGGCGCACTCCAGTCGGGCAGCGCCGCGTACGACGTGGTCAACCTCGACATCACCTGGATACCCGAGTTCGCCGAGGCGGGTCTCATCCAGGCACTGCCCGCCGACGAAGCGGACGATCCGGACTTCATCCCCCGGGTGCAGAGCACCACGCTCTGGGAGGGCCGCAGTTACGCCAGGCCCTTCAACAGCGATGTCGGGCTGCTGTACTACCGCCGCGACCTGCTCCAGAACGGCGGGATCACCGAGGACCGGATGCCCAACAGCAGCTGGACCTGGGAGAGCCTCTACGCCTCCATCACCACCCTCGACAACGGCACTCTCGACCGGGAGCGCGGCGAGGCGGGCTGGACCACCCAACTCCGCCAGTACGAGGGGCTGACCGTCAACACCATCGAGGCCTTCGCCGCCGTCGGCGTGGAACTCGTGCGGGACGACGGCACGTACCGGTCCGACCCGGCGGAGCTGAAGAAGGGCCTCAACGAACTGCTCCGGCACGCCGACAACGACCGGCTGCTGCCCGCCGCGCTCTCCTCGGACGAGAACGCCACCCTGGCCGACTTCGCCGCCGGACGCGTCGCGTACCTGCGCCACTGGCCGTACGCCTACGGGGCGTTGCAGAGCCTGCTGAAACCCGGGCAGTACGCGGTCACGGCCCTGCCCGGCCACGCCGTGCTCGGCGGCCAGAACCTCGCCGTCACCGCGGACTCCCCGCGAGCGGAGAACGCCCGCGGGCTGACCAAGTTCCTGACCTCGCCGGAGAGCGAACGCTGCCTGCTCGACGCGGGGTTCGCCGCCACCCGCACCTCGGCCTACGAGCCCACCGCGATGTCCCGGCCCTGCTGGCCGGCGGTCGCCGCGGCCCTGCGCCCGGCCGGCAGCGCCCCCGGCGCGCCCGTGACGGGCGAGGGCAGCGCGCAGATTCCCACGGAGTCCGCCCGCGCCGCCTTCACCCGCACGCTGAGCGAGGCGCTGAAGACCGCGGTGCAGCGGCCACGCACCCCGTACTACGGGGCGTTCACGCAGGTGCTCCAGTCGAAGGCGCACGATCTGCTGACCGAGGGTTCCCCCGACATCGACGCGGCCGAGGAACTCGACAAGGCCCTCGAAGCCGCCTTCGAGGGCCGGTAG
- a CDS encoding substrate-binding domain-containing protein — translation MSPYNTRGAGNRGKRHRAVLIGVDSYDHEIDLPAVTQSLRLMAEALTHATSGVLDGSDLVILPDPAEREGSSGAARPVDPFQAHAALRAARDEVDGLLVVYFAGHGIVRSDGSDLHLLFTSSRVTQDPLHPFVDALSWRNGVMAELRKAKADWVVAILDCCFAGNALNEFTPEVRQNFAVLMAAEPGVEIPPGAEGIGTDFTVALHGLLTGRTAADEPVSFTRIVPEIREAMAPFKAVDGHRWVPEERRHGDDVLLALTPASRRVNCVLPPPPHLPPPVPPEADGPGEPKHETAESGEPGPEAVEPDTSKPAPIEPGEPKPAPVEPDTPEPAPAESGEPKPAPVEPDAPEPAPVRAEQGGALDRVRQRLRALRRKRAIALTLALAVGAGAVLWAAPDWPPGGGRGGCTPPMELRVLVDPDVLPTVQKAADAYTNRDAEGCRTVGIGVYAGKSTDAVDAFRSAALWQSPLPTCPVSGDCLRPQRDLGAQPDIWIPAAGSTLARVREGQSGSARETVRLAGLGPLAFTPMVLAVPDLGPSVAGARTRAPLGSLIAGLRIGRPAGEEPLEVLRPDPEGTDGALLSTAALYDSFSAGEPSAGEPSAIEAGMADRLRPMPGTARDLMCALSDGSRNTLENRAAVLVPEQTMALFNLPSKVSVQGTRPSCASDTLQHRTARYPTDVPVLELPFVRVTWTDADRDTKARERAVKDFYDWLVGDPDARALFVRDGFRDVEDGKPAPPGPTSPLRAPANDGAVSLDIPDSDSLMSVASIAGALSNYRKALGPGRVLYLLDNSTSMEDKRVWSGPGRAKELVTRSLRSLGTSDQYGVWTLAPEKKAKKKTDHPDVVRYGKNPLTGAQKAVGEAKAVNADADIVTGLTDALGTLRSGSSGADPRLIVLITDDEDSSELKRKDIEAVVKAAGQGARVRVVAVSLRPDGCAPGRLNQRLAEVTGGRCLDPSDSIATELTAEVAKTGTGDAE, via the coding sequence GTGTCGCCGTACAACACACGCGGCGCGGGGAACCGCGGCAAGCGGCACCGCGCGGTGCTCATCGGCGTGGACTCGTACGACCACGAGATCGACCTGCCCGCGGTGACGCAGAGCCTCCGGCTCATGGCCGAGGCGCTCACCCACGCGACATCCGGCGTGCTCGACGGGTCGGATCTCGTCATCCTCCCCGACCCCGCCGAGAGGGAGGGGAGTTCGGGGGCGGCGCGGCCGGTGGATCCGTTCCAGGCGCACGCCGCGCTGCGGGCCGCCCGTGACGAGGTGGACGGGCTGCTCGTCGTCTACTTCGCCGGGCACGGCATCGTCCGCAGCGACGGCAGCGATCTGCATCTGCTGTTCACCTCCTCGCGCGTCACCCAGGACCCGCTGCACCCGTTCGTGGACGCCCTGTCCTGGCGGAACGGCGTGATGGCCGAGCTGCGGAAGGCGAAGGCCGACTGGGTCGTCGCCATCCTCGACTGCTGCTTCGCGGGCAACGCGCTGAACGAGTTCACGCCGGAGGTCCGGCAGAACTTCGCCGTGCTCATGGCGGCGGAGCCGGGCGTGGAGATCCCGCCGGGTGCCGAGGGCATCGGCACCGATTTCACCGTCGCCCTTCACGGGCTGCTGACCGGGCGGACCGCGGCCGACGAACCGGTCAGCTTCACCCGGATCGTCCCCGAGATACGGGAGGCGATGGCGCCCTTCAAAGCCGTCGACGGTCACCGGTGGGTTCCCGAGGAACGGCGGCACGGCGATGACGTCCTGCTCGCCCTGACACCGGCGAGCCGGCGGGTGAACTGCGTCCTCCCGCCTCCGCCCCATCTACCACCGCCCGTGCCGCCCGAGGCCGACGGTCCGGGTGAGCCAAAGCACGAGACCGCCGAGTCGGGTGAGCCCGGACCGGAGGCCGTCGAGCCGGACACGTCCAAGCCCGCGCCCATCGAGCCGGGTGAGCCCAAACCCGCCCCCGTCGAGCCGGACACGCCCGAGCCCGCGCCCGCCGAGTCGGGTGAGCCCAAGCCCGCGCCCGTCGAGCCGGACGCGCCCGAGCCCGCGCCCGTTCGCGCTGAGCAGGGCGGTGCCCTCGATCGGGTACGTCAGCGTCTGCGGGCCCTCCGCCGGAAACGGGCCATCGCGCTCACCCTCGCCCTCGCGGTCGGTGCCGGAGCGGTCCTCTGGGCGGCCCCGGACTGGCCGCCGGGCGGCGGACGCGGCGGCTGCACCCCGCCCATGGAGCTGCGGGTCCTCGTCGACCCCGATGTCCTGCCCACCGTGCAGAAGGCCGCCGACGCCTATACGAACAGGGACGCGGAGGGCTGCCGCACCGTCGGAATCGGTGTCTACGCCGGCAAGTCCACCGACGCGGTGGACGCGTTCCGGTCCGCCGCCCTGTGGCAGTCGCCGCTCCCCACGTGCCCCGTGTCCGGGGACTGCCTGCGGCCCCAGCGGGACCTCGGCGCGCAGCCGGACATCTGGATCCCGGCGGCCGGGAGCACCCTCGCGCGGGTGCGGGAAGGGCAGAGCGGGTCCGCGCGGGAGACGGTGAGGCTCGCCGGGCTGGGGCCGCTGGCCTTCACCCCGATGGTGCTCGCCGTTCCCGACCTCGGGCCCTCGGTGGCCGGTGCGCGGACCCGTGCCCCGCTCGGCTCGCTCATCGCCGGGCTGAGGATCGGCCGGCCCGCCGGTGAGGAGCCGTTGGAGGTGCTGCGGCCCGATCCCGAGGGCACGGACGGGGCGCTGCTGTCCACGGCCGCGCTGTACGACTCGTTCTCCGCCGGGGAGCCCTCCGCCGGGGAGCCTTCGGCCATCGAGGCTGGGATGGCCGACCGGCTCCGGCCGATGCCCGGCACGGCGCGCGACCTGATGTGCGCGCTGTCCGACGGGTCCCGCAACACCCTGGAGAACCGGGCCGCCGTGCTGGTCCCCGAACAGACCATGGCGCTGTTCAACCTGCCGTCCAAGGTCTCCGTGCAGGGCACCCGCCCCTCCTGCGCCAGCGACACCCTCCAGCACCGTACGGCCCGCTACCCCACCGACGTACCGGTGCTGGAGCTGCCGTTCGTCCGGGTCACCTGGACCGACGCCGACCGGGACACGAAGGCGCGCGAGCGGGCGGTGAAGGACTTCTACGACTGGCTGGTGGGGGACCCCGACGCACGGGCGCTCTTCGTGCGGGACGGGTTCCGGGATGTCGAGGACGGCAAGCCGGCGCCACCGGGACCCACCTCGCCGCTGCGTGCTCCCGCCAACGACGGGGCGGTGAGCCTCGACATCCCGGATTCGGACTCCCTCATGTCGGTGGCCTCGATCGCCGGTGCGCTGAGCAACTACCGGAAGGCCCTCGGACCCGGCCGGGTCCTCTATCTGCTCGACAACTCGACGTCCATGGAGGACAAACGGGTCTGGTCCGGGCCCGGCCGCGCCAAGGAGCTGGTGACCCGGTCGTTGCGTTCGCTCGGTACGTCGGACCAGTACGGGGTGTGGACGCTGGCCCCCGAGAAGAAGGCGAAGAAGAAGACGGATCACCCGGACGTCGTCCGGTACGGGAAGAACCCGCTGACCGGTGCGCAGAAAGCGGTCGGGGAGGCGAAGGCGGTGAACGCCGACGCGGACATCGTCACCGGGCTGACCGACGCGCTGGGGACGCTCCGGAGCGGCTCGTCGGGCGCCGATCCCCGGCTGATCGTTCTGATCACCGACGACGAGGACTCCTCGGAGCTGAAGCGGAAGGACATCGAGGCGGTGGTGAAGGCAGCGGGTCAGGGGGCGCGCGTCCGTGTGGTCGCGGTCTCCCTGCGCCCCGACGGCTGTGCGCCGGGACGGCTCAACCAGCGGCTCGCCGAGGTCACTGGGGGGCGCTGCCTGGATCCGTCGGACAGCATCGCGACGGAGCTGACGGCCGAGGTCGCGAAGACCGGTACGGGGGACGCGGAATGA
- a CDS encoding ATP-binding protein produces the protein MPPYQPSADWQYEIPTTGSKRLPPAARYVESLTHQGYGFEAAIADLVDNSIDAGARSVVISFLRDEDRLVSLLVVDDGTGMNDEALDTAMTVGGRQEYGKSALGHFGAGLKAASLSHADSLTVISRTKRSPSAGRRWLTARAQADFTCDIVDPGYCQDLVDRYDGLIEWHGTIVRWDRVRAFETVTAGQADRFLNDAIEKLETHLGLYLHRFLAREDFNVDIVVEDVTTKEELDHRGVEPIDPFGYRLPGRPGYPRTYTAPVEGVGDVELAAHIWPPKSPLVSYRGIGPLAERQGFYIYRNDRLVQAGGWNSTRSAEGHLALARIAVDLPSGPNDVFSLTVKKDGVTVTPAFARGLEKAVDGTGHSFATYLQEAEATYREAARRATEPQRKAVIPPGKGLDPRLKRTLRDELPELEGEDPITFRWDALPSDVFFELDREEREIRLNKEYRQVFNGGRRGGLNDAPVVKSMLYLMVNEIFQKERVRAVHTDNVALWNSVLVTAARCELAR, from the coding sequence ATGCCGCCCTACCAGCCGTCCGCGGACTGGCAGTACGAGATCCCGACGACCGGCAGCAAGCGGCTCCCGCCCGCCGCCCGTTACGTCGAGTCGCTGACCCACCAGGGATACGGCTTCGAGGCGGCCATCGCCGACCTGGTCGACAACTCCATAGACGCGGGCGCCCGCAGTGTCGTGATCAGCTTCCTCCGCGACGAGGACCGGCTCGTCAGCCTGCTCGTGGTGGACGACGGCACCGGCATGAACGACGAGGCGCTCGACACCGCGATGACGGTCGGCGGCCGGCAGGAGTACGGGAAGAGCGCGCTCGGCCACTTCGGCGCCGGTCTCAAGGCCGCGTCCCTCTCGCACGCCGACTCGCTCACCGTGATCAGCCGTACCAAGCGCAGCCCGTCGGCCGGACGCCGCTGGCTGACCGCCCGCGCCCAGGCCGACTTCACGTGCGACATCGTCGACCCCGGCTACTGCCAGGACCTCGTCGACCGGTACGACGGCCTGATCGAGTGGCACGGCACGATCGTCCGCTGGGACCGGGTCCGCGCGTTCGAGACCGTCACGGCGGGCCAGGCCGACCGCTTCCTCAACGACGCGATCGAGAAGCTGGAGACCCACCTCGGGCTCTATCTCCACCGCTTCCTCGCCCGCGAGGACTTCAACGTCGACATCGTCGTCGAGGACGTGACGACGAAGGAGGAGCTGGACCACCGAGGGGTCGAGCCGATCGACCCGTTCGGCTACCGCCTCCCCGGCCGGCCCGGCTACCCGCGTACGTACACCGCACCGGTCGAGGGCGTCGGCGACGTGGAGCTGGCCGCCCACATCTGGCCGCCGAAGTCCCCGCTGGTCAGCTACCGGGGCATCGGCCCGCTCGCCGAACGCCAGGGTTTCTACATCTACCGCAACGACCGGCTCGTCCAGGCGGGCGGCTGGAACAGCACCCGCAGTGCCGAGGGACACCTCGCCCTGGCCCGTATCGCCGTCGACCTGCCGTCCGGGCCGAACGACGTCTTCAGCCTCACCGTCAAGAAGGACGGGGTGACGGTCACTCCCGCCTTCGCCCGCGGTCTCGAAAAGGCCGTGGACGGCACGGGGCACAGCTTCGCCACGTATCTCCAGGAGGCGGAGGCGACATACCGGGAAGCGGCCCGGCGGGCCACGGAGCCGCAGCGCAAGGCGGTCATCCCGCCCGGCAAGGGCCTGGACCCGCGGCTGAAGCGCACCCTGCGCGACGAGCTGCCCGAGCTGGAGGGCGAGGACCCGATCACCTTCCGCTGGGACGCGCTGCCCTCGGACGTGTTCTTCGAACTCGACCGCGAGGAACGGGAGATCAGGCTCAACAAGGAGTACCGGCAGGTCTTCAACGGCGGGCGGCGCGGCGGCCTGAACGACGCCCCGGTGGTGAAGAGCATGCTCTACCTGATGGTCAACGAGATCTTCCAGAAGGAACGCGTCCGGGCCGTCCACACCGACAACGTCGCCCTGTGGAACAGCGTCCTGGTGACGGCCGCGCGCTGCGAACTCGCGCGCTGA